The Anguilla rostrata isolate EN2019 chromosome 1, ASM1855537v3, whole genome shotgun sequence nucleotide sequence ggccagggtctctgctgttctgacttgcacaggaaggtcattccaccaccgtggggctagaacagacaggaggcgtgaccgggtgctggtgcgagccggggcagggaccaggcgacatgtggcagcagaacggagaggtctagctggggtgtagggtctgatgagttgacgtagatagggaggggctgacccctggctgctttgaaggcaagcactaatgttttaaatttgatgcgagccatcacggggagccagtggagggtggtgagcaggggggtaacgtgggaatgtctggggaggttgaagaccagacgcgctgctgcgttctggatgagttgcaggggtctgatagatgatgctgggaggccagcaagcagggagttacagtagtccaggcgggacaggaccactgcctggacgaggagttgggtcgagtaagttgtgaggaaggggcggatcctccggatgttatacaggaagaacctgcatgaacgtgtcactgctgaaatgtgctcggtgagggacagtctgttgtccatcaccacgccaaggtttctagttgagggtgatggtgtgaggatggtattacctagggagatagagagatcagagagaggggagttaagagccggaatataaatgagctctgtcttacctggattgagcttgagatggtggcggaccatccagctctgaatatcactcaggcaggcagtgatgcgggctgagacctgtgtgtcagagggtgggaaggagagaaacagttgtgtgtcatcagcatagcaatggtaagacataccatgagctgtgatgacagggccaagggactgggtgtagagagagaagaggagaggaccaaggaccgagccctgtgggactccggtgatgagggggtgtggcgcagatactttaccagcccaggctacctggaaggagcgatctgagaggtaagactcaatccaattgaggactgtgccacagatccccattgcagatagggaggacaggagggtggggtggtcgactgtgtcgaaggctgccgataggtccagaagtaataagacggaggagagggaggctgctcgggctgcgtggagagcttcgttgacagagaggagtgcggtctctgtcgagtggcctggtctgaatccagactgatggggatcgaggagctcattctgtgaaagaaacacagagagttgatttgatgcagcacgttcaatggtttttgacagaaatggaaggagagataccggtctgtagttcccaatgatggaggggtctagtgtggtctttttcaggagggggagatgagggccttcttgaaggttgACGGGAAGCAGCCGgatgtcagggaggagttaaccaGGGAGGTGATAAATGGGAGAATCTCGGGtgagattgcctggaggagtggTGAGGGAATGGGGTCAAGGGCACAGGTTGTGGGGCGATGGGAAAGTAGGAGTTGTGAAACCTCAGAATcggtgaggggagagaagtcggagaaacaaggggaaatggtgagggagggggagagtacaGGTTGAGGGTGGGGAGTTGGGAGCCAGTGACCATaagcagaggagtggagagacaaGGGGAGGGGAGCATAGGGTGAGGTGGAGTGCAGAAGGAGTTGCGGATGACTGCAATCTTCTCGTCAAAGAAGGTTGCAAAGTCGTCAGCAGTGAGCGAGGACTGAGGGCGTGCAGATGgctggctgaggagagaggaaaagacagaaaacagttgCCGAGGGTTAGAACGGTAGTTATGGATTTTGGTTTGATAGTAGTTTACCTTGGCAGCAGTCACCGTGGAGGAGAACGCTGCAAGGAGGGATTGGTAGGCAGAGAGGTCTGAAGCATCTCTGGatgtcctccacttcctctctgctgtaCGGAGTCCAACCCTGGAGGTGCGTATGGCATTGGACATCCACGGGCGGGGAGGAGATGGACGTGTTGGCCTAGAGACAGTGGGGCAGAGGGAGTCAAGAGCAGATGTAAGGGAGGAAAGTAGGGAGGTGGATGCAGAATCAGTGGGGAGGGTAGTGAAGGATtcgagaggagggagggcagcagtgacagatgaagcaagagaggaggttgagagggagcagagattgCGGCGGACAGATAcagtgggtgtggggggagaaggtgggtgagagggagcaagggggagggagaaggaaacgaAGTGGTGGTCAGAGGTGTGCAGAGGGGTTACAGTGATATCGGTGCAAGGGCTATTCCTCAGAAAAACCAGGTCGAGGAGGTTGCCCGCCTTGTGGGTAGGGGGAGATGactgtagggagaggtcaaaggagtggaggagatgtaggacagctgaagactggGATGTTTCCAGGTGGAGGTTGAAATCTCCAAgcaggatcagtggggtgccgtcctcagggaaagAGCCGAGTAGGATATCCAGCTCATCGATGAAGTTTCCCAGTGGACCTGGGGGGCgataaatgacaacaatgtaTAGATTAGTTGGACAGGTGATTGAAACAGAATGGTATTCAAAACTGAATCGGGGTAGGTCAGAGAGAGGTAGGGCTGAGtatttccaggagggagagattagGAGACCAGTGCCTTTACGCGTGCCTCTGGTGCTATTTGTTCCCGTCCCTGTCAGTCACTTTATTCTCAGGCAGCCTCCTGCCTTCAGGGTCACCTTCTGCTTCATCCCTTAGGCGACCTGTGAAATGAGGGCGATGTCCATTAGGCCCGTCCCCCTCCCCATAGGAAACACAGGAAAGAATGTTCACAAGGAGTTTCTCCTTCTGAATTTGCTCTTGTCTGGGTGGGTGGCAAGTATGTCTGCACCATTCAGCTCTATTCTTGGTAAGTTTTTGGTGCTGGTGCCAGACCAGCCCCTTGACTCTGGGCTTCCTCTTGTCTCTATTTCTAGCTGCATCCAATGATCTTGAGCCGTACTCAATGCCAGGTGCAGCTTCTTCACTTACTCTTTCCCTCTCGTCTGAATTTGAAAGTGATCACACATTATACCAGGAGGGCCACCCCTGTGGAATAGCCTCATATTGACTCTGAACTGCGTGTAATTGTGGAATGGGGCAGGAGCGACAGGAACCACCATAACTTCCCTTCTCCCATGAGCCTCCTCTACTCAAGATCCACCAGGAGATGGTGGAGGCTCTCCTTGTGCCCCCAAATGACCACAACATGTGTGGTTCTCTGAGCAGGCAACATGTTGGATGGCTCTACAAAGGCAGGACTTGCACAATGTAAGGGATACTGTGGTACCAGAATCCTTCCCTAGGTGTGTCTTGGCCCAGGATAGGAACGCCTACAAACAGTAAGGCTTTCCCAAGATGTCATTCCCAGGAAAGTACTAGAGCTCTATCAACATATATTCTGTACATACAGGAAAGTGATGTGCTTATAAACAGTGATGTGTTTATGCAATGCTTGATACTGTTACCTGCCTAATTGGGGCTATATGCTTTTGCACCATAGAATAATGGGCAGTCTCCATCTACACTGATGGCATATTTGCTGGCTATATCAACAGGTAATATAGGCATTGGTAGTGACACTCCGTGTAGCCATGCTCTTGCTAAATGC carries:
- the LOC135258301 gene encoding uncharacterized protein LOC135258301, producing MSNAIRTSRVGLRTAERKWRTSRDASDLSAYQSLLAAFSSTVTAAKNELLDPHQSGFRPGHSTETALLSVNEALHAARAASLSSVLLLLDLSAAFDTVDHPTLLSSLSAMGICGTVLNWIESYLSDRSFQVSARITACLSDIQSWMVRHHLKLNPGKTELIYIPALNSPLSDLSISLGNTILTPSPSTRNLGVVMDNRLSLTEHISAVTRSCRFFLYNIRRIRPFLTTYSTQLLVQAVVLSRLDYCNSLLAGLPASSIRPLQLIQNAAARLVFNLPRHSHVTPLLTTLHWLPVMARIKFKTLVLAFKAARGQPLPIYVNSSDPTPQLDLSVLLPHVAWSLPRLAPAPGHASCLF